One segment of Sulfobacillus thermosulfidooxidans DSM 9293 DNA contains the following:
- a CDS encoding alpha,alpha-trehalose-phosphate synthase (UDP-forming): MAIKQLIEAPLVVVTNREPYVDERSNNGIRTIQKAGGVVSALDPLLQDIGGHWIAWGSGSADIEVSPGGKRQVPPEHPRYTLHRIMLNQEEIQGYYAKYSNQGLWPLSHMLIERAQFSRRAWQIYRNVNQKFAKRVSAVSPEGAWVFSHDYQLSLLPAFVRKSRPDVAIAHFWHIPWPPLTIFRLCPQHQEILRGLLGADVLGFQSELDVDNFLNAVERTLKVPVDRDTGMVTWQDRHVHVKSFPISVDFAAIQQLVETPRIRRWVRGIRRHIEHRDQILGISVDRADYTKGLLPRLDAIKEFYSLYPQYRERVTYLQVVVPSRTEVAEYRRFYDRVAKKTQEVNQLFATSSWTPIITLPHSIDRPRLMGLFRAADFAVVSSLVDGMNLVAKEFVAAQVDKRGVLLLSETTGAANELENEAFPINPLDPEGFANTLHEALSISADERAARISTMRAHLMKHTIYDWMEDIFLTLKMAAQSYV, translated from the coding sequence ATGGCCATAAAGCAACTGATCGAGGCTCCTCTTGTTGTGGTAACGAATAGGGAGCCTTACGTTGACGAGCGCTCCAATAACGGAATTCGAACCATACAGAAAGCGGGAGGAGTGGTATCAGCCTTAGACCCGCTTCTACAGGATATTGGCGGACACTGGATTGCATGGGGAAGTGGCAGTGCTGATATCGAAGTATCACCCGGAGGAAAACGTCAAGTTCCTCCTGAACATCCACGATATACGTTACACCGGATTATGTTAAATCAAGAAGAAATTCAAGGATACTACGCAAAATATTCTAATCAAGGGCTTTGGCCGCTGAGCCACATGTTGATTGAGCGTGCTCAATTTTCGCGGCGTGCATGGCAAATTTATCGCAATGTCAACCAAAAATTTGCTAAGCGCGTAAGCGCCGTAAGCCCTGAAGGTGCTTGGGTTTTTTCTCACGATTACCAATTATCCTTGCTGCCAGCGTTCGTGCGTAAATCACGGCCTGATGTGGCCATTGCTCACTTTTGGCATATTCCTTGGCCACCATTGACAATTTTTCGTTTGTGCCCTCAGCATCAAGAAATTTTACGGGGCTTATTAGGTGCTGATGTATTAGGGTTCCAAAGCGAATTAGATGTCGACAACTTTTTAAATGCCGTCGAACGCACGTTAAAAGTTCCAGTAGACCGTGACACGGGAATGGTGACGTGGCAAGATCGCCATGTGCATGTGAAATCATTTCCGATATCAGTGGATTTTGCTGCCATTCAGCAATTGGTCGAGACTCCCCGGATTCGCCGGTGGGTACGCGGCATTCGTCGTCACATTGAACACCGCGATCAAATTCTAGGCATCTCTGTAGATCGGGCCGACTATACCAAAGGACTCTTGCCTCGCCTAGATGCCATAAAAGAATTTTATAGTTTGTATCCGCAGTACCGTGAACGTGTGACCTATTTGCAAGTTGTGGTACCGTCTCGAACTGAAGTTGCGGAATATCGGCGGTTTTATGATCGAGTGGCCAAAAAGACTCAAGAAGTTAACCAACTCTTTGCCACATCATCATGGACTCCCATCATCACGTTACCCCACAGTATCGATCGGCCGCGTCTAATGGGATTATTTCGGGCAGCAGATTTTGCTGTGGTCAGTTCCTTAGTGGATGGTATGAACTTAGTTGCCAAAGAATTTGTGGCCGCGCAGGTCGATAAACGTGGCGTATTATTACTGAGTGAAACGACTGGCGCCGCGAACGAATTAGAAAACGAAGCATTTCCAATCAATCCTTTGGATCCTGAAGGATTTGCCAACACGCTCCATGAAGCGTTATCCATTTCCGCCGATGAACGCGCTGCCCGCATTTCGACAATGCGCGCACATTTGATGAAGCATACCATCTATGATTGGATGGAAGATATTTTCCTCACATTAAAAATGGCAGCCCAGTCATATGTGTAA